One Rhipicephalus microplus isolate Deutch F79 chromosome 4, USDA_Rmic, whole genome shotgun sequence genomic window carries:
- the LOC119171934 gene encoding uncharacterized protein LOC119171934, translating into MERRMRLFAPRSVGHLFRYAALLAYSVVALTSRSVSEASGSPKLCDSTYQPMYCRCNVEDGDGEDPSDVQCFITAQFAADDAFLKIFEGRASVESLGFTTYASGTHKMDFIPSDTLNRMPGLEKLKFSQMNLGVLRKRAFYNLSRLAVLSLDSNEITDLDKEAVSHLPRLRKLELADNNLTTLSAGVLTELPSLTHLFLEKNQIVTIEDLAFVQLSSLNELDLSDNVIENLAEGTFKGLDQLTRLDLFRNKVRRLGARVFGGAPMLVELDLKYNSIDEVDPLAFDGLPQLAILYLSYNRLRVLPANMFLGAPNLMTVDLSQNKLVTLTWRTLQDLVNVDEPSFDLSLTGNQFSCDCRIAWMLHLENVTRSDKFRRELRHVKCDFDVTDVAPTAKPGSGSSSKVARLSLKQLGCREDYKHPSLHGSHSISPSSPFPMPDSHDYEDLDDDHDDAEPTATDKLDNVGSATNMGQDIAESIPTVSLPASGTRGEKEEAAEDVSGDNPVSKNDIDMVLSQQKALEKSEPPRKPKPRPEGVNSGALSDFQGPSSAGIIVTSFITLAISMDR; encoded by the exons ATACGCTGCACTCCTGGCATATTCAGTAGTCGCCCTCACCTCGAGGAGTGTGTCAGAAGCCTCAGGCTCACCAAAGTTATGCGACTCAACCTACCAGCCAATGTACTGCCGCTGCAACGTGGAAGACGGCGACGGCGAAGACCCCAGCGACGTGCAGTGTTTCATCACGGCCCAGTTCGCGGCGGACGACGCCTTCCTGAAGATCTTCGAAGGGCGAGCGTCCGTGGAGTCGCTGGGTTTCACCACGTACGCATCAGGCACCCACAAGATGGACTTCATTCCGAGCGACACTCTGAACCGTATGCCGGGCCTTGAGAAGCTCAAGTTTTCACAGATGAACCTGGGCGTGCTAAGGAAACGGGCCTTCTACAACTTAAGTAGACTGGCCGTGCTTTCGTTGGACTCCAACGAGATTACAGACCTGGACAAGGAGGCCGTCTCGCACTTGCCGAGGCTTCGCAAGCTCGAACTTGCCGACAACAACCTGACGACCTTATCCGCTGGAGTCCTGACAGAGCTGCCGTCCCTTACGCACCTCTTTTTAGAAAAGAACCAGATCGTGACTATCGAAGACTTGGCTTTTGTTCAGCTGAGCAGCCTCAACGAGTTGGACCTCAGCGACAACGTCATCGAGAACCTCGCGGAAGGGACGTTCAAGGGACTCGACCAGCTCACTCGCCTGGACCTGTTTCGCAACAAAGTTCGCAGGCttggcgcccgcgtcttcggcggtGCACCCATGCTGGTAGAGTTGGATCTCAAGTACAACTCCATCGACGAAGTGGACCCGCTGGCGTTCGACGGCCTTCCGCAGCTGGCGATCCTGTACCTGTCGTACAATCGGCTGCGTGTGCTCCCGGCCAACATGTTTCTGGGCGCTCCCAACCTGATGACCGTGGACCTGTCGCAGAACAAGCTGGTCACGCTCACGTGGAGGACGCTGCAGGACCTGGTCAACGTCGACGAACCATCGTTCGATCTTAGCCTCACCG GAAACCAGTTCAGCTGCGACTGTCGGATCGCTTGGATGCTGCACCTGGAGAACGTCACCCGCAGTGACAAATTTCGCCGGGAACTGCGTCACGTCAAGTGCGACTTTGACGTTACCGACGTAGCTCCGACTGCCAAGCCGGGTAGCGGAAGTTCTTCCAAAGTGGCCAGACTGAGCTTAAAGCAACTCGGCTGCCGCGAAGATTACAAGCATCCCAGTTTGCATGGCTCTCACAGCATTTCCCCATCTTCCCCCTTCCCGATGCCGGACAGCCACGATTACGAAGATTTGGATGACGATCACGATGACGCTGAACCCACTGCAACCGATAAGCTTGACAACGTAGGTAGCGCAACAAACATGGGCCAAGACATTGCTGAATCGATACCTACAGTATCACTACCAGCATCCGGTACTCggggagaaaaagaagaagctgCCGAAGACGTCAGCGGGGACAACCCTGTTTCCAAAAACGACATTGACATGGTTCTCAGCCAGCAGAAGGCGCTTGAGAAGTCAGAACCTCCACGCAAGCCTAAGCCTCGTCCTGAAGGCGTGAACAGCGGAGCCTTGAGCGACTTCCAAGGGCCAAGTTCAGCCGGCATAATTGTGACGTCATTCATCACCCTGGCGATATCGATGGACAGATGA